The following proteins are encoded in a genomic region of Cryptomeria japonica chromosome 11, Sugi_1.0, whole genome shotgun sequence:
- the LOC131069478 gene encoding calmodulin-2/4 isoform X2, producing MRSLGQNPTEAELQDMINEVDADGNGTIDFAEFLNLMARKMKDTDSEEELKEAFRVFDKDQNGFISAAELRHVMTNLGEKLTDEEVDEMIREADVDGDGQINYEEFVKVMMAK from the coding sequence ATGCGCTCTCTTGGTCAAAACCCAACTGAAGCAGAGCTTCAAGATATGATAAATGAAGTTGATGCTGATGGCAATGGTACGATTGACTTtgctgaatttttaaatttaatggcACGGAAAATGAAGGACACAGACTCTGAAGAAGAGCTTAAGGAGGCATTCCGGGTCTTTGACAAGGATCAAAATGGTTTTATATCTGCTGCTGAACTACGCCATGTCATGACAAATCTAGGTGAAAAGCTTACTGATGAAGAGGTTGATGAGATGATTCGGGAGGCTGATGTGGATGGAGATGGACAGATCAACTATGAGGAGTTTGTCAAGGTGATGATGGCGAAGTGA